Proteins encoded by one window of Cystobacter ferrugineus:
- a CDS encoding IS66 family transposase, with protein sequence MSEALSAPVAQAEGDVREQDSANLEETGWYEGKANGRHRRAWLWLAATALVAVFRISSSHGSEVAKALLGEDFAGFLTTDPKAVASWSESWRL encoded by the coding sequence ATGAGCGAAGCCTTGTCGGCGCCTGTCGCCCAGGCGGAGGGGGACGTGCGCGAGCAGGACTCGGCCAACCTGGAGGAGACGGGTTGGTACGAGGGCAAGGCGAATGGGCGCCACCGGCGTGCCTGGCTGTGGTTGGCGGCCACCGCACTGGTAGCAGTCTTCCGAATCTCCTCGAGCCATGGCAGCGAAGTGGCCAAGGCGTTGCTGGGGGAGGATTTCGCGGGCTTTCTCACTACGGACCCGAAGGCAGTCGCTTCGTGGAGCGAATCTTGGCGGCTGTGA
- a CDS encoding CapA family protein: MDAYLLDALKEVIQKLKTRLEDHQGEVVATLERVSSGELKMTETISPEEEDYARSLFGWVAQVGPQKVLASLLPLLANPAALKGGIPFDEILVPGFSVMPPLPEGLKDKRHLTKLAVLLVSYIFYDSFHYPQAEKGVYNIAGNPFQKLKWLYRYWFNQLEVAEKGSGLEAFFAAQNLDFFKENGASPDPEGKVPVVHSLSVSCAGDLLAVDVLIPENTPHLFDDITDFYSTADIVSANLESTVDKHQRVGRTQSPGQPARMNTSQAMFDKFRHEAKINYFSTATNHAMDWGVEGVLATLEVLKKSGAYYSGTAASQAEQDDVVVVEKNGIKVALLAYTFDLNGYKVPADRPYLANEVRFNDACPAPDYALIKKQVAAAKAKGADWIIAYCHWGWEFEMYPHVNIVEAAHKVIECGVDTILGNHPHVSQPAQLIPRPGKQDALVVYAFGDFVSYHPESRNSKLAYAIKFNIGKVHGTTGLFDLQALPIYIVNEDLGEKRFNCRIVKFFDVLENPDGYGLTDLEKRQLTHLREKVWEDILSPLSNLPKWTRGD, from the coding sequence ATGGATGCATATTTACTGGATGCGTTGAAAGAGGTCATACAAAAGCTCAAGACCCGCCTTGAGGATCATCAGGGCGAAGTCGTGGCCACGCTTGAGCGTGTGTCGTCGGGCGAGTTGAAGATGACCGAGACGATCAGTCCTGAGGAAGAGGACTATGCTCGGTCGCTGTTCGGTTGGGTGGCGCAAGTGGGCCCGCAGAAGGTCCTGGCGTCGCTGCTGCCCCTGTTGGCCAACCCTGCCGCACTCAAGGGGGGGATCCCGTTTGACGAAATCCTGGTCCCTGGATTTTCGGTCATGCCACCTCTTCCGGAGGGGCTTAAAGACAAGCGCCACTTGACCAAGCTAGCGGTTCTGCTGGTGAGCTACATCTTTTATGATTCGTTCCACTACCCGCAGGCGGAGAAGGGCGTCTATAACATCGCGGGCAATCCCTTCCAAAAGCTCAAATGGCTCTACCGCTACTGGTTCAACCAGCTTGAAGTCGCGGAGAAAGGCTCGGGACTGGAAGCTTTCTTCGCGGCGCAGAACCTTGATTTCTTTAAAGAGAATGGCGCATCGCCAGACCCCGAAGGCAAGGTCCCTGTTGTTCACTCTCTGTCTGTTTCGTGTGCGGGAGATCTGCTCGCGGTCGATGTCCTGATCCCTGAAAACACACCGCACCTGTTCGACGACATCACCGATTTCTACAGCACCGCTGACATCGTGAGCGCCAACCTTGAGTCAACCGTCGACAAGCATCAACGGGTGGGACGCACTCAGTCGCCGGGTCAACCGGCAAGAATGAATACGTCCCAGGCGATGTTCGACAAGTTCCGCCACGAAGCGAAGATCAACTACTTCAGCACCGCGACCAACCACGCGATGGACTGGGGCGTGGAGGGCGTGCTCGCCACACTCGAGGTTCTGAAAAAGTCGGGCGCCTACTATTCCGGCACTGCCGCGAGCCAGGCCGAGCAGGATGATGTGGTAGTGGTTGAGAAGAATGGCATCAAGGTCGCCCTGCTGGCCTACACCTTCGATCTCAACGGCTACAAGGTACCCGCCGACAGGCCTTACCTCGCCAACGAGGTGCGGTTCAACGATGCCTGCCCGGCCCCCGATTACGCGCTGATCAAGAAGCAGGTGGCGGCGGCAAAAGCCAAAGGCGCGGACTGGATCATCGCCTACTGCCATTGGGGGTGGGAGTTCGAGATGTACCCCCACGTCAATATTGTCGAAGCCGCGCACAAGGTGATCGAGTGCGGCGTTGACACGATCCTCGGCAACCACCCGCATGTCAGTCAGCCTGCGCAGCTTATTCCGCGCCCGGGCAAGCAGGATGCGCTGGTGGTCTACGCGTTTGGCGACTTCGTCAGCTACCACCCGGAAAGCCGCAATTCAAAACTGGCTTATGCCATCAAGTTCAACATCGGCAAGGTCCACGGCACGACGGGCCTGTTCGACCTTCAGGCGCTGCCGATCTACATCGTCAATGAGGATCTGGGTGAAAAAAGATTCAACTGCCGTATCGTCAAGTTCTTCGATGTGCTGGAGAACCCGGACGGCTACGGTCTGACTGACCTTGAGAAGCGTCAACTGACGCACCTGCGTGAAAAGGTGTGGGAAGACATTCTGTCTCCGCTTTCAAACCTCCCGAAGTGGACGCGGGGTGATTAA
- a CDS encoding sigma-54-dependent transcriptional regulator has protein sequence MSATKGRVLVVEDEREMRALLEKGLTRRGFVPTARGSADEAFALLESEDFDTVLTDLRMPGMDGIALCERIALNRPDIPVVVVTAFGSLETAVAAIRAGAYDFVTKPVDLDALALVLERAVQHRALREEVRRLRRALGEVSTEGGVVGESLALRRVYELIDRVADSDTSVLVTGESGTGKEVAARALHARGRRRAGAFVAINCAAMPEALLESELFGHVRGAFTDAKTSRSGLFVKANGGTLFLDEVGELPLTLQPKLLRALQERTVRPVGGETEVAFDARIVAATNRDLELAVEEGRFREDLYYRLNVIGLELPPLRARGNDVLLLAQRFLEHFATRSGKRVVGLSPAVAQRLLAYSWPGNVRELQNCIERAVALTAYEQLTVEDLPDRIRDYRAPNPQTQSQDVSELVSLEEMERRYIQRVLETVGGSRTLASRILGVDRKTLYRKLGRRHPAASSGPEDKDDAKE, from the coding sequence ATGAGCGCGACGAAGGGCCGCGTGCTGGTCGTCGAGGACGAGCGCGAGATGCGGGCGCTCCTGGAGAAGGGCCTGACGCGCCGGGGCTTCGTGCCCACGGCGCGGGGGAGCGCGGACGAGGCCTTCGCGCTGCTGGAGTCGGAGGACTTCGACACGGTGCTCACGGACCTGCGGATGCCGGGCATGGATGGGATCGCGCTGTGCGAGCGCATCGCGCTCAACCGTCCGGACATCCCCGTGGTGGTGGTGACGGCGTTTGGCAGCCTGGAGACGGCCGTGGCGGCCATCCGCGCGGGCGCGTACGACTTCGTGACGAAGCCGGTGGACCTGGACGCGCTGGCGCTCGTGCTGGAGCGGGCGGTGCAGCACCGGGCGCTGCGCGAGGAGGTGCGGCGGTTGCGCCGGGCGCTGGGCGAGGTGTCCACGGAAGGGGGCGTGGTGGGCGAGAGCCTCGCGCTGCGCCGGGTGTACGAGCTCATCGACCGGGTGGCGGACTCGGACACGTCGGTGCTGGTGACGGGCGAGAGCGGCACGGGCAAGGAGGTGGCCGCGCGGGCGTTGCATGCGCGGGGCCGGCGCCGGGCAGGGGCCTTCGTCGCAATCAACTGCGCGGCCATGCCCGAGGCACTGCTGGAGAGTGAGTTGTTCGGCCACGTGCGAGGGGCCTTCACGGACGCGAAGACGTCGCGCTCGGGCCTGTTCGTGAAGGCCAACGGCGGCACGTTGTTCCTCGACGAGGTGGGAGAGTTGCCGCTCACGCTCCAGCCCAAGCTGCTGCGGGCATTGCAGGAGCGCACGGTGCGCCCGGTGGGTGGGGAGACGGAGGTGGCCTTCGACGCGCGCATCGTCGCCGCCACCAACCGGGACCTGGAGCTGGCGGTGGAGGAGGGCCGCTTCCGCGAGGATTTGTATTACCGGCTCAACGTCATCGGCCTGGAGCTGCCACCGCTGCGGGCCCGGGGCAATGACGTGTTGCTGCTGGCGCAGCGCTTCCTGGAGCACTTCGCCACGCGCAGCGGCAAGCGGGTGGTGGGGCTGAGTCCCGCGGTGGCCCAGCGGCTGTTGGCCTATAGCTGGCCCGGCAACGTGCGCGAGTTGCAGAACTGCATCGAGCGGGCGGTGGCGCTGACGGCCTACGAGCAACTCACGGTGGAAGACCTGCCGGACCGCATCCGGGACTACCGCGCGCCCAATCCCCAGACACAGAGCCAGGACGTGTCCGAGCTGGTGTCGCTGGAGGAGATGGAGCGGCGCTACATCCAGCGCGTCCTGGAGACGGTGGGGGGAAGCCGGACGCTCGCCTCGCGTATCCTCGGCGTGGATCGCAAGACGCTCTATCGCAAGCTCGGCCGCCGCCACCCCGCCGCGTCCTCCGGGCCGGAGGACAAGGACGACGCCAAGGAGTAG
- a CDS encoding sensor histidine kinase encodes MKLARKIVLALVLLAFAVIAGLQTIQVRRELARSELDMQHDHRLLGHTLGGSFVQAWRMEGQQAALTLLSDANLFQGQVRLSWLWLDSREGRAIPAEQWRALLKGQDTSFTDQSQPPGWLLSYTPVTVNGRPGAIEIIEPLMEQRQHVRQTVVSTAVATGAITLAFLVVAMAMGRRLVGQPVEQLVGLAHRVGQGDLEARVHLRQDDELATLASAMNQMAHELSSVRAQVEAETAARMATLEHLRHSDRLATVGKLASGVAHELGTPLNVVLGRAKMIASGEAEGEEVPEYARIITQQVQHMTGIIRQLLDFARRRTPQRAPEDLTQLVERTLALLRPLAARRHVTLDQEAAGPLMLELDAGQIQQALTNLIVNGMQAMKQGGTLRVRLGKERALPPADLGGPEAEWVRLDVRDEGEGISPEVLPHVFEPFFTTKDVGEGTGLGLSVSYGLIRDHGGWISVSSEPGRGSCFSIFLPPGARDAQEAGT; translated from the coding sequence ATGAAGCTCGCCCGGAAGATCGTCCTCGCCCTCGTGCTGCTCGCCTTCGCCGTCATCGCCGGGCTGCAGACCATCCAGGTGCGCAGGGAGCTGGCTCGCTCCGAGCTGGACATGCAGCATGATCACCGCCTGCTCGGCCACACGCTGGGAGGCTCCTTCGTCCAGGCCTGGCGGATGGAGGGCCAGCAGGCGGCGCTCACCCTGCTCTCGGACGCCAACCTCTTCCAGGGGCAGGTGCGGCTGAGCTGGCTGTGGTTGGACTCGCGCGAGGGCAGGGCGATCCCCGCCGAACAATGGAGGGCGCTGCTCAAGGGCCAGGACACGTCCTTCACGGACCAGTCCCAGCCGCCGGGCTGGTTGCTCTCCTACACTCCCGTCACCGTCAATGGACGCCCGGGCGCCATCGAGATCATCGAGCCCCTGATGGAGCAGCGCCAGCACGTGCGGCAGACGGTGGTGAGCACCGCGGTGGCCACGGGCGCCATCACCCTCGCCTTCCTCGTGGTGGCCATGGCCATGGGGCGGCGGCTGGTGGGCCAGCCCGTGGAGCAACTGGTGGGGCTCGCCCACCGCGTGGGACAGGGAGACCTGGAAGCCCGGGTGCACCTGCGCCAGGACGACGAGCTGGCCACCCTGGCGAGCGCGATGAACCAGATGGCCCACGAGCTGTCGTCCGTGCGCGCGCAGGTGGAGGCGGAGACGGCGGCGCGCATGGCCACGCTCGAGCACCTGCGGCACTCGGACCGGCTGGCCACCGTGGGCAAGCTCGCCTCGGGCGTGGCGCACGAGCTGGGCACCCCGCTCAACGTGGTGCTCGGCCGCGCGAAGATGATCGCCTCGGGCGAGGCCGAGGGAGAAGAAGTGCCCGAATACGCCCGCATCATCACCCAGCAGGTGCAGCACATGACGGGCATCATCCGCCAGCTCCTGGACTTCGCCCGGCGGCGCACGCCCCAGCGCGCCCCGGAGGACCTGACCCAGCTCGTGGAGCGCACGCTCGCGCTGCTGCGGCCCCTGGCGGCGCGGCGCCACGTCACGCTGGACCAGGAAGCCGCGGGCCCGCTGATGCTGGAGCTGGACGCGGGGCAGATCCAACAGGCCCTCACCAACCTCATCGTCAATGGCATGCAGGCGATGAAGCAGGGGGGAACGCTCCGGGTGCGGCTCGGCAAGGAGCGCGCCCTGCCCCCGGCGGACCTGGGAGGGCCCGAGGCCGAGTGGGTGCGGCTGGACGTGCGGGACGAGGGCGAGGGCATTTCGCCCGAGGTGCTGCCCCACGTCTTCGAGCCCTTCTTCACCACCAAGGACGTGGGCGAGGGCACGGGGCTCGGCCTGTCTGTCTCCTATGGACTCATCCGGGACCATGGGGGGTGGATTTCCGTGAGCAGCGAGCCCGGACGCGGTAGTTGCTTTTCCATCTTCCTCCCACCGGGAGCGAGGGACGCACAGGAGGCGGGGACATGA
- a CDS encoding response regulator, translated as MMTSEPHPLRILLAEDDEEMRSLLTLTLARAGFAVVALEDGYELADYVSLTRVCGGPLAPPDLILSDIRMPGRTGLEVLAQTQAAGLACPVILLSSFSDEETREEARRLGVRAFLDKPVDLEVLRDTVREAAGAPDPALG; from the coding sequence ATGATGACTTCCGAACCCCATCCGCTCCGCATCCTCCTGGCGGAGGACGATGAGGAGATGCGTTCGCTCCTGACGTTGACGCTGGCGCGGGCCGGCTTCGCGGTGGTGGCGCTGGAGGACGGCTACGAGCTGGCCGACTACGTGTCGCTGACGCGGGTGTGTGGGGGGCCCCTGGCGCCGCCGGATCTCATCCTATCGGACATCCGCATGCCGGGGCGCACCGGGCTGGAGGTGCTCGCCCAGACGCAGGCGGCGGGGCTCGCCTGTCCCGTCATCCTCTTGTCTTCCTTCTCGGACGAGGAGACACGCGAGGAGGCCAGACGGTTGGGGGTGCGAGCGTTCCTGGACAAGCCGGTGGACCTGGAGGTGCTGCGGGACACCGTGAGGGAGGCGGCCGGAGCGCCCGACCCGGCGTTGGGCTAA
- a CDS encoding tetratricopeptide repeat protein yields MSRSRLLLVAFVSLLVLAAGAAFWRTSASAPPAPPAVAVPGAPPVVAPASVKPAEAMAQAPARLSSPAAGYVGAEKCGECHDTEHEAWSKDWHARALSPAEPRFVVGDFANTHYKGESSEAWMTRRDSHSFMRTRGPTGVLADYPVDWVMGGKHMQDPVTQMPDGRWQVLPIYFHVTGHGEWVDYSEAKQGALPPDHPFFWSNWQRNAQHSCLDCHVTGLDTRYDRVSHRWSTGFADPGVACESCHGPGARHVETQLARDIVQPEKLPPEKGLALCAQCHGPHRTLFPLLDAAHHFKPGERYEDSYQPMVLLLGANERSGDFFDDGRPKTSSFEYQALIQSRCYQKGGATCLTCHDAPHDGHVNELKQPKRPAKAVTVGSATCQGCHAKEFAEGSRHTHHTASAEAPDCVSCHMPPTISGVLDTFADHAIDVPVPRNTVKHGIPNACNACHAHEKATPEAMDEALAKWWPQAKVRQARRMRLADALSVKTAEDSRPFLEGVLADTKEAPTLRGVAAQLLAQRFRQDAVPALKAALATARDSGLRSDLAAALAATGSREGLDLLAPLLEDKSLWVRQSAALPLAGAGDARGRATLEKLAHTPDSEGLPLPHVVLGQLALRQGDVAKGTAELERSLDLQPYNTGVLVLLADVYARQGDIPRARERLEEALRFDPRNKGARQRLSMLQRGPGPRR; encoded by the coding sequence ATGTCCCGCTCCCGTCTGCTCCTCGTCGCGTTCGTCTCTCTGCTCGTGCTGGCCGCCGGAGCCGCCTTCTGGCGCACCTCGGCGTCCGCTCCTCCGGCGCCCCCGGCGGTGGCCGTCCCGGGCGCTCCACCCGTGGTGGCCCCGGCGTCCGTGAAGCCCGCCGAGGCGATGGCCCAGGCACCCGCCCGGCTGTCCTCGCCCGCGGCGGGCTATGTGGGCGCGGAGAAGTGTGGCGAGTGCCATGACACCGAGCACGAGGCGTGGAGCAAGGACTGGCATGCACGGGCGCTCTCGCCGGCCGAGCCCCGCTTCGTGGTCGGCGACTTCGCCAACACCCACTACAAGGGCGAGTCCAGCGAGGCGTGGATGACGCGGCGCGACTCGCATTCCTTCATGCGCACGCGCGGGCCCACGGGCGTGCTCGCCGACTACCCGGTGGACTGGGTGATGGGCGGCAAGCACATGCAGGACCCCGTCACCCAGATGCCGGATGGCCGCTGGCAGGTGTTGCCCATCTACTTCCACGTCACCGGTCACGGCGAGTGGGTGGACTACTCCGAGGCCAAGCAGGGCGCCCTGCCGCCGGACCATCCCTTCTTCTGGTCCAACTGGCAGCGCAATGCCCAGCACTCGTGTCTGGACTGCCACGTCACGGGGCTCGACACGCGCTACGACCGTGTGAGTCATCGCTGGAGCACGGGCTTCGCGGATCCAGGCGTGGCCTGCGAGAGCTGCCATGGCCCGGGTGCGCGCCACGTGGAGACGCAGCTCGCCCGGGACATCGTCCAGCCGGAGAAGCTCCCGCCGGAGAAGGGGCTCGCCTTGTGCGCCCAGTGCCACGGCCCTCACCGCACGCTCTTTCCGTTGCTGGACGCCGCGCACCACTTCAAGCCGGGCGAGCGCTACGAGGACAGCTACCAGCCCATGGTGTTGCTGCTGGGCGCCAATGAGCGCTCCGGCGACTTCTTCGACGACGGACGGCCGAAGACCTCAAGCTTCGAGTACCAGGCCCTCATCCAGTCACGCTGCTACCAGAAGGGGGGCGCCACGTGCCTCACCTGCCACGACGCGCCCCACGACGGGCACGTGAATGAGCTCAAGCAACCCAAGCGCCCCGCGAAGGCGGTGACGGTGGGCTCGGCGACCTGCCAGGGCTGCCACGCGAAGGAGTTCGCCGAGGGCTCCCGGCACACCCACCACACCGCCTCGGCCGAGGCGCCGGACTGTGTCTCCTGCCACATGCCGCCCACCATCTCCGGCGTGCTGGACACGTTCGCGGACCACGCCATCGACGTGCCGGTGCCGCGCAACACGGTGAAGCACGGCATCCCCAACGCGTGCAATGCGTGCCATGCGCATGAGAAGGCCACGCCCGAGGCGATGGACGAGGCGCTGGCGAAGTGGTGGCCCCAGGCGAAGGTGCGGCAGGCGCGGCGCATGCGCCTGGCGGATGCCCTGTCGGTGAAGACCGCGGAGGACAGCCGCCCGTTCCTGGAAGGCGTGCTGGCGGACACGAAGGAGGCACCGACCCTGCGCGGCGTGGCGGCGCAACTGCTCGCCCAGCGCTTCCGCCAGGACGCGGTGCCCGCGCTGAAGGCGGCGCTCGCCACCGCCCGGGACTCGGGCCTGCGCTCGGACCTCGCCGCGGCGCTGGCCGCCACGGGCTCGCGCGAGGGGCTCGACCTGCTCGCCCCGCTGCTCGAGGACAAGTCGCTCTGGGTGCGCCAGTCCGCCGCGCTGCCGCTCGCCGGGGCGGGGGATGCGCGCGGACGCGCGACGCTGGAGAAGCTCGCCCATACTCCCGACTCGGAGGGACTGCCGCTGCCGCACGTGGTGCTCGGCCAGCTCGCGCTGCGCCAGGGCGACGTGGCCAAGGGCACCGCCGAGCTGGAGCGCTCGCTGGACCTGCAGCCATACAACACTGGTGTGCTGGTGCTCCTGGCCGATGTCTACGCCCGCCAGGGGGACATCCCGCGGGCCCGCGAGCGGTTGGAGGAGGCCCTGCGGTTCGATCCGCGCAACAAGGGGGCGCGTCAGCGGCTGAGCATGCTGCAAAGGGGGCCGGGTCCGCGCCGCTGA